From a region of the Tursiops truncatus isolate mTurTru1 chromosome 2, mTurTru1.mat.Y, whole genome shotgun sequence genome:
- the LOC109547736 gene encoding dynactin subunit 6-like: MSEKTQKSVKIAPGAVVCVESEIRGDVTIGPRTVIHPKAQIIAEAGPIVTGEGNVIEEQALITNAHSDAADSEPKPMIIGTNNVFEVGCYSQAMKIGDNSTIESNAYVGRNVILTSGCIIGACCNLNTFEVIPENTVIYGAGCLHRVQTEHPQPQTLQLDFLLKILPNYYHLKKTMKGSSTPVKN; encoded by the coding sequence ATGTCGGAAAAGACTCAAAAAAGTGTGAAGATTGCACCTGGAGCAGTTGTGTGTGTAGAGAGTGAAATCAGGGGTGATGTAACTATAGGACCCAGGACAGTGATCCACCCTAAAGCACAAATCATTGCGGAAGCCGGGCCCATAGTGACTGGCGAAGGTAACGTAATAGAAGAACAGGCGCTCATCACAAATGCTCACTCTGATGCAGCAGATTCAGAGCCCAAACCTATGATCATTGGCACAAATAATGTGTTTGAAGTTGGCTGTTATTCCCAAGCCATGAAAATAGGAGATAATAGTACTATTGAATCAAATGCGTATGTAGGCAGAAACGTAATATTGACAAGTGGTTGCATCATTGGGGCCTGTTGCAACCTGAACACATTTGAAGTCATCCCTGAGAACACAGTGATTTATGGTGCAGGCTGTCTTCATCGGGTACAGACTGAGCATCCACAGCCCCAGACACTACAACTGGATTTCCTGTTGAAAATCTTGCCAAACTACTATCACCTAAAGAAGACTATGAAAGGAAGCTCAACTCCAGTTAAGAACTAA